A stretch of the Filimonas lacunae genome encodes the following:
- a CDS encoding sodium-translocating pyrophosphatase codes for MEKNLFMLVPLMGIIGLLYTLIKFKWVSKQEAGSSHMVQISQYIAEGAMAFLKAEWKVLSYFVVIVALLLGVMAQSNPNSSWLIAVAFVIGAVSSAVAGYIGMKIATKANVRTTHAARTSLSKALQVSFTGGSVMGLGVAGLAVLGLGGLYLVFKEIFAPGAAANSIEMVRTIEVLTGFSLGAESIALFARVGGGIYTKAADVGADLVGKVEAGIPEDDPRNPATIADNVGDNVGDVAGMGADLFGSYVATVLATMVLGQETISQDNFGGFAPILLPMLIAGSGIIFSILGTFFVRISDSAGVSTQSVQKALNMGNWGSIVLTALACIGLVGYILPETMTLRGLEFTKWGVLGAIGVGLLVGTLMSIITEYYTAMGKRPVLSIIRKSATGHATNVIGGLAVGMESTTLPILVLAGGIWGSYACAGLYGVAIAAAGMMATTAMQLAIDAFGPIADNAGGIAEMCELPKEVREKTDVLDAVGNTTAATGKGFAIASAALTSLALFAAFVGVAGISGIDIYKANVLACLFVGAMIPFIFSSLAIRAVGDAAMAMVEEVRRQFKTIPGIMEGTGKPEYEKCVAISTEASIKKMMLPGAIAIISPLLIGFVMGPESLGGFLAGATVSGVLMGMFQNNAGGAWDNAKKSFEKGVVINGETFYKKSEPHKASVTGDTVGDPFKDTSGPSMNILIKLMSIVSLVIAPTLAQVHHTKPTESVKAKTPPVTRVIIHKS; via the coding sequence ATGGAAAAAAACTTATTTATGCTGGTGCCTTTAATGGGCATCATTGGACTCTTGTACACTCTCATCAAATTTAAATGGGTATCTAAACAGGAAGCTGGCAGCAGTCATATGGTGCAGATAAGCCAGTATATAGCAGAAGGCGCTATGGCTTTTCTAAAAGCAGAATGGAAGGTGCTGTCTTATTTCGTTGTTATTGTAGCATTACTGCTGGGGGTGATGGCCCAAAGCAATCCCAATAGCAGCTGGTTAATAGCGGTAGCCTTTGTTATTGGTGCTGTAAGCAGTGCCGTGGCAGGGTATATTGGAATGAAAATAGCCACCAAAGCCAATGTACGCACCACCCACGCAGCGCGTACCAGTTTATCCAAGGCCCTGCAGGTATCGTTTACCGGCGGTTCGGTAATGGGCCTGGGCGTAGCTGGTTTGGCCGTGTTGGGTTTGGGTGGTTTATACCTGGTGTTTAAAGAAATATTTGCTCCCGGCGCTGCCGCCAATTCTATTGAAATGGTGCGCACTATTGAAGTATTGACCGGCTTTTCACTCGGAGCAGAATCTATAGCCCTGTTTGCCCGTGTGGGTGGCGGCATTTACACCAAAGCCGCTGATGTGGGGGCCGATCTGGTAGGCAAAGTAGAAGCAGGTATTCCCGAAGATGACCCGCGCAACCCCGCTACCATTGCCGACAACGTAGGCGATAATGTGGGTGACGTGGCTGGTATGGGTGCTGATTTATTTGGTTCGTATGTAGCCACGGTACTGGCCACTATGGTACTGGGCCAGGAAACCATTTCGCAGGACAATTTTGGCGGTTTTGCCCCTATCCTGTTGCCTATGCTCATTGCAGGCTCAGGCATTATCTTTTCTATACTGGGCACCTTCTTTGTTCGCATCAGCGACAGTGCGGGTGTAAGCACGCAAAGCGTGCAAAAAGCTCTGAACATGGGCAACTGGGGTTCCATTGTATTAACCGCCTTGGCCTGTATAGGACTGGTAGGTTATATATTACCGGAAACCATGACGCTCAGAGGCCTGGAGTTTACCAAATGGGGGGTACTGGGCGCAATTGGTGTAGGCTTACTGGTAGGCACTTTAATGAGTATTATTACCGAGTATTATACCGCTATGGGTAAAAGACCCGTGTTAAGCATTATACGCAAATCGGCCACAGGGCACGCTACCAATGTTATCGGCGGCCTGGCAGTGGGTATGGAAAGTACTACGTTACCCATACTGGTGCTGGCTGGTGGCATCTGGGGCAGCTATGCTTGTGCCGGTTTGTACGGCGTGGCTATAGCAGCGGCCGGCATGATGGCCACCACGGCAATGCAGCTGGCTATTGACGCCTTTGGCCCTATAGCCGATAACGCCGGTGGTATTGCCGAAATGTGTGAACTACCTAAAGAAGTTCGTGAAAAAACGGATGTGCTGGATGCCGTGGGCAACACCACTGCCGCTACGGGTAAAGGCTTTGCCATTGCCTCTGCTGCCTTAACCTCCCTTGCCTTGTTCGCCGCCTTTGTGGGTGTGGCAGGTATTTCAGGTATCGACATTTACAAAGCCAATGTACTTGCCTGCTTGTTTGTAGGCGCTATGATTCCTTTTATCTTCTCCTCATTAGCCATTCGTGCCGTAGGTGATGCCGCCATGGCGATGGTGGAAGAAGTACGCCGCCAGTTTAAAACCATTCCCGGTATTATGGAAGGTACCGGCAAGCCGGAATACGAAAAGTGCGTGGCCATATCTACCGAAGCGTCTATTAAAAAAATGATGCTGCCCGGTGCTATAGCCATTATCTCCCCCTTGCTTATTGGCTTCGTTATGGGACCAGAATCGCTGGGCGGCTTTCTGGCAGGGGCTACCGTAAGTGGCGTTTTAATGGGTATGTTTCAGAATAATGCTGGTGGTGCATGGGACAACGCTAAAAAAAGCTTTGAGAAAGGCGTAGTAATCAACGGCGAAACCTTTTACAAAAAATCAGAGCCGCACAAAGCTTCTGTAACCGGCGACACCGTAGGTGATCCTTTTAAAGACACTTCCGGCCCATCCATGAACATCCTTATTAAACTCATGTCTATTGTATCCCTGGTAATAGCGCCAACGCTGGCCCAGGTACATCATACCAAACCAACAGAAAGCGTAAAAGCTAAAACACCTCCAGTAACCAGGGTTATCATACACAAATCATAA
- a CDS encoding WbqC family protein: MLSTHTYVNFEACENFQKNSFRNRCVVAGSNGVINLSVPLVNGRDQKVLYKQLKIDHTQNWQVQHWRTITSCYQKAPFFEYFAPGVESLLTKQHEYLFEANLEIITWLKKVCKLKVTIGETSDYVPEYTGDGITDARNAIRPNNYQQSPELVSPYYQMFEDRIGYQPNLSILDLLFCAGPTALF, from the coding sequence ATGTTGTCAACACATACATATGTTAATTTTGAAGCATGTGAAAACTTTCAAAAGAACAGTTTTCGTAACCGTTGTGTGGTAGCGGGTAGTAATGGTGTAATTAATTTATCTGTTCCGCTGGTGAACGGGCGTGACCAGAAGGTATTATATAAGCAACTGAAAATAGACCATACACAAAACTGGCAGGTGCAGCATTGGCGTACTATTACCTCCTGCTATCAGAAGGCACCCTTCTTTGAGTATTTTGCACCGGGGGTAGAAAGCCTGTTAACCAAACAACACGAATATCTATTCGAAGCCAACCTGGAAATCATCACCTGGTTAAAAAAGGTGTGTAAGCTGAAAGTAACGATAGGAGAAACCAGCGATTATGTGCCTGAGTATACCGGTGACGGTATTACGGATGCCCGCAATGCAATTCGACCGAATAATTATCAGCAATCACCGGAGCTGGTTTCGCCTTACTACCAGATGTTTGAAGATAGAATTGGATACCAGCCCAACCTAAGTATCCTTGATTTGCTGTTCTGTGCAGGACCAACAGCACTTTTTTAG
- a CDS encoding M56 family metallopeptidase, translating into MQALSHSPFLQALGYAIANSFWQIALLWLIVVVLNGVVKSTAAARYILALTAQLAGFAWFIITFRVYYNKCAEALSTLQLLQLPSSYFTQSGTVNSSNWMQWILKIEQLLPFLSVAYLCLLVFLGIKWSRSYIQAQQIRHSGLEKIAPEWRVFVQQAALHLGIKAQVHIYLSSLVKSPLTAGFLKPVILVPLASINHLTSEQMEAVILHELAHIKRADYLIHLLQTVIEITLFFNPFTRLLSTLIHKERENSCDDWVLQFQYNPSMYAQALLNIARLQQQPVLAMPATGHKGDLLARVKRMLNKQEHEFDYKRHLSALLLMTGILVAVAWLSPASSTTLQVSATQQAALPQQQVEIEPISVSVKNPLFSPVFFLSSAPKPGNSKAIRKISAPAPPATPNAPDTLQAPPPPAMPDAPAVITVATDDQPGTVHFIRTVMSVPGNPASRPGRRAPEMNPEHGMGMIHIFGAFEPRRIKVHPPFLIDEPDFLPRFKRGGRGHMDLPPSPVMAMSKQITPAMVLERMLHNGNDSTNQLLIASIAQASNSADSMVILRQFYKNTWQQQFKQHRAQIETENRGKKLQHWAFYNPVYIESNNGEAFIEVKQTENNAPGTATKDSSTITGNSKELTRYQYHNGDVTITIVNVKRKQVEKVKAAALNAASITQND; encoded by the coding sequence ATGCAGGCACTGTCCCACTCTCCTTTTTTACAGGCTTTGGGTTATGCTATTGCAAACAGCTTTTGGCAAATTGCATTGCTGTGGCTGATTGTAGTGGTGCTAAACGGTGTGGTAAAATCCACTGCCGCTGCCCGGTATATCCTGGCGCTTACCGCCCAGCTGGCAGGCTTTGCCTGGTTCATCATTACCTTTCGTGTATATTATAATAAGTGTGCCGAGGCCCTCAGCACTTTGCAGCTGTTGCAGCTGCCTTCTTCTTACTTCACTCAATCCGGCACTGTTAACAGCAGCAACTGGATGCAATGGATTCTTAAAATAGAGCAATTGCTACCCTTTTTGTCGGTAGCCTATTTGTGTTTATTAGTATTCCTGGGCATTAAATGGAGCCGCAGTTATATACAGGCACAACAAATACGACACTCCGGGCTGGAAAAAATAGCTCCTGAATGGCGTGTGTTTGTACAGCAGGCCGCTTTGCACCTGGGCATTAAAGCACAGGTACATATCTATCTCTCTTCCCTGGTGAAAAGCCCGCTTACCGCAGGCTTTTTAAAACCGGTGATATTGGTGCCCCTGGCCAGCATCAACCATTTAACCTCCGAACAAATGGAAGCAGTGATACTGCACGAGCTGGCACATATCAAGCGCGCCGACTACCTCATTCATCTGCTACAAACAGTAATAGAAATCACTTTATTCTTTAACCCCTTCACACGCCTGCTAAGCACTTTAATTCATAAAGAAAGGGAAAACAGTTGTGATGATTGGGTATTGCAGTTTCAGTACAATCCTTCCATGTATGCACAGGCTCTGCTAAACATAGCACGCCTGCAACAGCAACCCGTACTGGCCATGCCCGCCACTGGCCACAAAGGTGATTTGCTGGCACGGGTAAAGCGAATGCTGAACAAGCAAGAGCATGAGTTTGATTATAAAAGACATTTATCTGCCCTGTTGTTAATGACGGGTATATTAGTAGCGGTGGCCTGGTTATCACCAGCCAGTAGCACTACTTTGCAGGTCAGCGCCACACAACAGGCAGCCCTGCCACAACAACAGGTAGAGATAGAGCCGATCAGTGTTTCGGTAAAAAATCCATTGTTTAGCCCGGTGTTCTTTTTATCCTCCGCACCGAAGCCAGGCAATTCAAAAGCAATTCGTAAAATTTCAGCACCTGCCCCACCCGCAACTCCGAATGCACCAGACACGCTGCAGGCGCCTCCACCACCAGCAATGCCCGACGCGCCTGCTGTGATAACAGTAGCTACAGATGACCAACCCGGCACTGTGCATTTTATAAGAACGGTAATGTCAGTACCCGGCAATCCGGCATCACGTCCCGGTCGCCGCGCACCCGAAATGAACCCGGAACATGGCATGGGCATGATTCATATTTTTGGCGCTTTTGAGCCACGGAGAATAAAAGTGCACCCTCCTTTTTTGATAGACGAGCCTGATTTCCTGCCACGTTTTAAAAGAGGTGGTCGTGGACATATGGACTTACCGCCTTCTCCTGTAATGGCTATGTCCAAACAAATTACTCCCGCTATGGTACTGGAAAGGATGTTGCATAATGGCAACGACAGCACTAACCAGCTGCTGATAGCCAGCATTGCGCAGGCCAGCAATAGTGCCGACTCTATGGTAATACTGCGCCAGTTTTATAAAAACACCTGGCAACAGCAGTTTAAACAACACCGCGCGCAGATAGAAACAGAAAACCGCGGAAAAAAACTGCAACACTGGGCTTTTTATAATCCCGTATATATTGAAAGCAATAACGGGGAAGCTTTCATAGAAGTAAAACAAACAGAAAACAATGCCCCCGGCACAGCTACTAAGGATAGCAGCACAATTACAGGTAACAGCAAAGAACTCACTCGTTATCAATATCATAACGGCGATGTAACTATAACCATTGTCAATGTAAAAAGAAAGCAGGTAGAGAAGGTAAAAGCAGCAGCACTAAACGCTGCCAGCATAACACAAAACGATTAA
- a CDS encoding ABC transporter permease produces the protein MLATYWKNGFRSIRQNKTYSFLNIFGLAIGIACAGFIFLWVESELNYNKHNANYNHLYVVKTNSKVDAGIFTHTSTPGLLGPSLKAEVPGIANTCRTTEDNTSLLFATGNQHLYVSGRYADSSVFSMFTLPFVQGNVKNAFTQLYSVVITESAARKIFGNAGEVVGKTVRIDNKDNFTVTGVVKDPPENSSFKFEWLMPFPLYAQSNPYIQNWGDFGTRTYVQLAEKANVGAVNKQLLTYLQTKGDNSGIHFFLFAMKQWRLYSSFANGKPSGGGRIEFVRLFTVIAWIILLIACINFMNLATARSEKRAREVGVRKVLGAARGSLILQFTSEAVFMAMVAALLAIGVMVMLLPAFNMLVEKHLSLGLNQPQHIWVLLGLTLICGVFAGSYPSFYLSSFNPVFILKGMKAKAGSAAFLRKSLVVVQFSVSIILIIATVIIYRQIQHVKNRNLGFNKNNLVCVPIQGNMERSFPVIKQELLNTGMIENAALLNHYILADGNNTTSIGWPGKKPDTRVVISQRMITPEYFATVGIELSSGRGINEGDMANLADVEKKADSTSMLNVVITQSMEKLMETRDAIGSLLTLPVDEAGHIMQMRVVGVVKDYVYGDMYKSSAPVVFYGLRGDARALYVRTKATAPVEKSLAAIEGVMKRNNPDYPFDYTFVDDSFNSYFDGEMLVSKLSRVFASLAILISCLGLFGLASYTAERRTREIGIRKVLGATNAGIAVLLWGEFIKLVMVSCLIAFPLAAWTMHQWLSAYAYRISLSGWVFVAAGAASVAIALGTISIQAIKAAVANPVKNLKRE, from the coding sequence ATGTTGGCTACTTACTGGAAAAATGGATTTCGCAGCATCAGGCAAAACAAAACGTACAGCTTTTTAAACATCTTTGGCTTAGCCATTGGGATAGCCTGTGCCGGTTTCATTTTTTTATGGGTGGAAAGTGAGTTGAATTATAACAAGCACAATGCGAACTATAACCACCTGTATGTAGTGAAAACCAATTCCAAAGTAGATGCCGGTATTTTTACACATACTTCCACGCCAGGATTGTTAGGGCCATCGTTGAAAGCGGAGGTGCCAGGCATTGCCAACACCTGTAGAACAACAGAAGACAATACATCGTTGCTGTTTGCCACCGGAAACCAGCACCTGTATGTATCAGGGCGCTATGCCGATTCCTCTGTTTTCAGCATGTTCACTCTGCCTTTTGTGCAAGGCAATGTCAAAAATGCTTTTACACAATTATATTCAGTGGTAATAACCGAGTCGGCAGCCAGGAAAATTTTTGGAAATGCAGGAGAGGTAGTTGGTAAAACAGTTCGGATAGATAATAAAGACAACTTTACGGTAACTGGTGTAGTGAAAGACCCACCCGAAAACAGCAGTTTTAAGTTTGAATGGCTGATGCCCTTTCCCTTATATGCGCAAAGCAACCCCTATATTCAAAACTGGGGGGACTTTGGTACCCGTACCTATGTGCAATTAGCAGAGAAAGCCAATGTTGGCGCAGTGAATAAACAACTGTTGACTTATTTACAAACCAAAGGAGATAATTCCGGTATCCATTTCTTTTTGTTTGCTATGAAGCAATGGCGGCTGTACAGCAGTTTTGCCAATGGCAAACCAAGCGGTGGCGGACGTATAGAATTTGTAAGGCTGTTTACCGTAATAGCCTGGATTATATTACTGATAGCCTGCATCAACTTTATGAATCTGGCCACAGCCCGTAGCGAAAAAAGGGCGAGGGAGGTAGGCGTGCGTAAAGTGCTGGGCGCCGCCCGCGGCAGTTTAATCTTGCAGTTTACCAGTGAAGCCGTTTTTATGGCTATGGTAGCAGCCTTGCTGGCTATTGGGGTAATGGTAATGCTGTTACCAGCTTTTAATATGCTGGTAGAAAAACACCTGAGTCTGGGGTTGAACCAGCCACAGCATATATGGGTGCTGTTGGGTTTAACATTGATATGCGGTGTGTTCGCCGGCAGTTATCCTTCTTTTTACCTGTCGTCTTTTAATCCGGTTTTTATATTAAAAGGTATGAAAGCCAAGGCGGGCAGTGCTGCTTTTTTGCGCAAAAGCCTGGTGGTGGTGCAATTTTCCGTTTCCATTATTCTTATTATCGCTACTGTTATCATCTATCGCCAGATACAACATGTTAAAAACCGAAACCTGGGATTTAATAAAAACAACCTGGTATGTGTGCCCATACAGGGGAATATGGAACGTAGTTTTCCGGTAATTAAACAGGAATTGCTCAATACGGGCATGATAGAAAATGCTGCTTTACTCAACCATTATATACTGGCCGATGGTAATAACACTACCAGTATTGGCTGGCCGGGCAAAAAGCCCGATACCCGTGTAGTGATTTCGCAAAGGATGATTACCCCTGAATATTTTGCCACCGTGGGCATTGAACTATCCAGTGGCAGAGGTATTAATGAGGGCGACATGGCCAACCTGGCCGATGTAGAGAAAAAGGCAGACAGCACCAGCATGCTGAATGTGGTAATAACCCAATCAATGGAAAAATTGATGGAAACCAGGGATGCGATAGGGAGTTTGCTTACCCTGCCGGTAGATGAGGCAGGGCATATCATGCAGATGCGGGTGGTGGGCGTAGTAAAAGATTATGTGTATGGTGATATGTACAAATCATCGGCCCCGGTGGTGTTTTATGGTTTGCGGGGCGATGCCCGGGCATTATACGTGCGAACCAAAGCCACTGCGCCGGTAGAAAAGTCGCTGGCGGCTATTGAAGGAGTAATGAAAAGAAACAACCCGGATTATCCTTTCGATTACACCTTTGTGGATGATTCCTTTAACAGTTATTTCGACGGTGAGATGCTGGTAAGCAAACTGTCGCGTGTTTTTGCCAGCCTGGCTATTCTCATTTCCTGCCTGGGGCTGTTTGGCCTGGCTTCCTATACCGCCGAACGCCGCACCCGCGAAATTGGTATTCGCAAAGTGCTGGGGGCTACCAATGCCGGAATTGCCGTTTTGCTGTGGGGTGAGTTTATAAAGCTGGTGATGGTATCGTGCCTGATTGCGTTTCCCCTGGCGGCGTGGACCATGCACCAATGGCTGTCGGCTTATGCTTATCGCATATCACTGAGCGGGTGGGTGTTTGTTGCAGCAGGCGCCGCGTCTGTGGCAATTGCCCTGGGCACCATCAGCATACAGGCCATCAAAGCAGCTGTGGCCAATCCGGTTAAAAACCTGAAACGTGAATAA
- a CDS encoding PorP/SprF family type IX secretion system membrane protein — translation MQVHAQQRPQYTQYILNSFIINPAVAGIENYVDVKLSHRHQWVGINGAPVTSYITVHSPLHKSDYDRQTITSTHMSGENPRGRNYWAEYEAPESHTGVGFTMINDRTGPMNRLSGYGTISYHLGLSPTTNISMGISAGFQQMRLDAGKLDFGEQYPIDPSVASSGYINRMRPDFNAGIWLYSACFFAGVSAQNIVPQGVGFNNGELNGDRIVKQSAQLPHLFATTGFMTFLTEEISLLPSLMVKYISPTPISLDLNAKLQWQDVMWTGINYRFKDGFGVMLGANINPKINISYSYDYITSKLNSVSSGTHEIIIGFALGNSYGDWCPRNIW, via the coding sequence ATGCAAGTGCATGCGCAGCAGCGTCCCCAATACACCCAGTATATTTTAAATAGTTTCATTATTAACCCGGCAGTAGCGGGTATTGAAAACTATGTTGATGTAAAACTTAGCCACCGACACCAATGGGTTGGAATAAATGGTGCACCCGTAACTTCTTACATTACTGTTCACAGTCCATTACATAAAAGCGATTACGACAGGCAAACGATTACCAGTACGCATATGTCGGGCGAAAATCCCAGGGGACGAAACTACTGGGCTGAGTATGAAGCGCCTGAATCGCATACCGGGGTAGGGTTTACCATGATCAATGACCGCACGGGACCTATGAACCGTCTTTCCGGTTATGGTACCATTTCTTATCACTTAGGATTATCGCCTACTACTAATATCAGTATGGGCATTTCGGCTGGTTTCCAGCAAATGAGACTGGATGCAGGCAAACTGGATTTTGGCGAGCAGTATCCTATAGATCCGTCTGTTGCCAGCAGTGGTTACATAAACCGCATGCGTCCGGATTTTAATGCGGGTATATGGTTGTATTCTGCTTGTTTCTTTGCAGGTGTATCTGCACAGAATATCGTTCCACAGGGTGTTGGATTCAATAACGGCGAGTTGAACGGAGACAGGATTGTAAAACAGAGTGCACAATTGCCACACCTTTTTGCCACCACCGGATTTATGACTTTTCTTACAGAAGAAATAAGTCTGTTACCTTCTTTAATGGTGAAATACATTTCGCCTACGCCCATCAGCTTAGACTTAAATGCTAAACTGCAGTGGCAGGATGTTATGTGGACGGGAATCAATTATCGTTTTAAAGATGGCTTTGGTGTAATGCTGGGCGCTAACATCAATCCTAAAATAAACATCAGCTATTCGTACGATTATATTACTTCCAAATTGAACAGCGTAAGTAGTGGTACCCACGAAATTATCATTGGATTTGCTTTAGGCAACTCTTACGGCGATTGGTGTCCGCGAAATATCTGGTAA
- a CDS encoding BlaI/MecI/CopY family transcriptional regulator: MGNVKSTKPTEGELEILQILWSKGEATVREVHEELSVHKESGYTTTLKLMQIMFEKGIVIRDDSSKTHIYQANITRDNTQKQMLGKMVKSLFGGSTSQLVMQALGNSNNAPSREELDEIQRILDDLKKQ, encoded by the coding sequence ATGGGAAACGTTAAAAGCACAAAACCTACAGAAGGGGAACTGGAAATACTGCAAATACTCTGGAGCAAGGGAGAGGCAACTGTGCGCGAAGTACACGAAGAACTGAGCGTGCATAAAGAAAGTGGCTACACCACTACGCTGAAGCTGATGCAGATTATGTTTGAGAAAGGCATTGTAATTCGTGACGACAGCAGTAAAACCCATATTTACCAGGCCAATATTACCCGCGACAATACGCAGAAGCAAATGCTGGGCAAAATGGTGAAATCCCTTTTTGGCGGCAGCACCAGCCAGCTGGTAATGCAGGCATTGGGCAACAGCAATAATGCACCTTCCCGCGAAGAGCTGGATGAAATTCAGCGTATACTGGACGATCTTAAGAAACAATAA